AAACTATCGCACCCCGGACGGCAACGCAAGAAATAACTTAACGAAGTAGAATTAAGCCCGACAAGCCCGGTCATTTCTCAGTTAATTAGACATTGGGGTTGGGGTTTCATCATCTGCCTCGGGTTCGGCTTTTCCAAACAGCATCAGATAGAGTGTCGGCAGAATAATCAGGGTCAGAAGCGTTGCGGAAATCAAGCCGCCGATGATCACCACCGCCAGCGGGCGCTGGGTTTCCGAGCCAATGCCGTGGGAGAGCGCCATCGGGAGCAGTCCCAGCATGGCCAGCAACGCGGTCATCAGGACCGTCCGCATACGGATCAGAGAACCTTGCATCACGGTATCCCACGGGCTGGAACCGGCAGCGCGGAGCTGATTGAAGAAACTGACCATGACCACGCCGTTCAAGACGGCCTGCCCGAACAGGGCAATGAATCCTATGGCCGCAGAGACACTCAAAGGGATATGCGTGACCAGCAGGATGAAGATCCCTCCAATCAGTGCGAACGGCACATTGAGCAGGATGAGTAATGCGCTTTTGACTGATTTGAAGGCATCGAAGAGCAGGATGAAAATCAGGAAAACGCTGACGGGCACAATAAAGGCAAGGCGTCTCATGGCGCGCTGTTGATTCTCAAATTCACCACTCCAGGAAACCGTGTAGCCCGGGGGCATGTTAATCTTACTCACCTGCGCCTGCATGTCGGCCACGACGCTGCCCATGTCGCGCCCCGTGATAAAGATGCTGATGGCCTTGATCCGGGAGCCGGCTTCGCGGGAAATATTCATGGCCCCGCTGACGACCTTGAAATCGGCCACTTCTTTGAGCGGAATCCGCTGGCCGTCCGGCGTATCCACGAGGATGTTGTTTAAGTTGGCCAGTTGCCGTTGCGCTGCCGGCAGGCGGGTGACGACACTAAAATGTTTTTCACCCTCCCAAAGCTCGGTGGCCGCTTTGCCACCCAGACCGGTTTCGATGACGTCCTGAATATCCGCAATATTCAGCCCATAACGCGCCGCGCGAATGCGGTCAATTTCGATCAGCGACTGCGGCACTTCGCCGGGGCGGTCAATAAACGCGCGCTCAACACCGGGAATGGACGCGACCTTGTTGAGCACGTTGAGCGCCTGCTCACGGAGAACGGAAAGGTCCTCGCCAAACACTTTGATGACCACCTGGCCGTCAATTTGGGAGATGCTTTCCAGCACATTGTCCCGGATGGGCTGGGAGAAGCTGGTTTCCAAGCCAGGGATTTGGTCCAACTCGTGGTCCATGGCCTCAAGAAGCTTTTCCTTGGTCATGTTCGGTCGCCATTGTTCGGCCGGTTTCAGGTCCACAAAGACTTCCATCATGTTGATCGGCTTGGGATCCGTGCCATCTTCGGGCCGGCCCGCCTTGGAAACCACGGTGTTGACTTCGGGCACGCGGTGCAGGGCCTGGCGGACGCGAGCGCACTGCCGCATGGTTTCTTCGACCGAGATGCCTGCCGGAAGATTGATATTAACCCAGATGGTTCCCTCGTTCAGTTCGGGGAGAAACTCGGTGCCCAGCCGGGGCACCATGGCAAAACTGAACAACAGAGTAATCAGCCCCAGCGACAGCACCGTCTTACGATGGTTCAATACCCATTCCAAAATGGGGCGGTATAATGCTTTAAAGGCCCGCACCACGATGTTTTCCTCGTGTGGGATCTTATTTCGGAGCAGGAAAAAGCAGAGCAGCGGCACCAGGGTAAGGGAAAAAAGCAACGAGCCGACCAAAGCCGAGGTAACCGTCCAAGCCATGGGAGCGAAGATCCGGCCTTCATGGCGTTGCAGCGTAAAAATAGGGATGTGCGCCACAATAATGATGAGCATGGAGAAGAAGGTAGGCCGCCCCATTTCCGCCGCCGCTTCCAGGATCGTGTGGCGCAAGCCGTGTAAGTTCTGCGCTTCCTTTCGCTCCCCCAGGCGCCGAAAAATGTTCTCCACCACAATCACCGCACCATCCACGATGATGCCAAAATCCATCGCCCCGAGGGAAAGCAGATTAGCGGGGATGCCACGCCAGGTCAGGCCGATGAATGTGGCCAGCAATGAAAGTGGGATCATCAGCGCCACGATTAAGGCGGCGCGGAAGTTGCC
Above is a window of Verrucomicrobiota bacterium DNA encoding:
- a CDS encoding CusA/CzcA family heavy metal efflux RND transporter, with product MIKRVISFALHQPFFYLIMAVLFVAGGILAFRSLPIEAFPDVSDIQVNVITLYPGHAPEEVEKQVTIPVETSLSGLPHCVRIFSHTQFGLSYMMLTFDDSVNDYFARAQVLERLQTADLPPGVLPQLAPLSTAIGEIFRYRLKGDGYSPRELRTLEDWTVERHLKTVPGVADVVTMGGLIKQYEVNPDLAKMRYYNVTLQQLFTALGRGNANAGGSYVNQGAQQYLIRGIGLLRSGEDIGNIVITSRNGTPIFVKDIAEVTIGAVPRQGVVGQDQEEDVVTGIVLMRKGENPSQVLTGVKEAVHKLNTLILPKGVHLEPFYDRAWLISTTLHTVFKNLAEGALLVTFVLLLFLGNFRAALIVALMIPLSLLATFIGLTWRGIPANLLSLGAMDFGIIVDGAVIVVENIFRRLGERKEAQNLHGLRHTILEAAAEMGRPTFFSMLIIIVAHIPIFTLQRHEGRIFAPMAWTVTSALVGSLLFSLTLVPLLCFFLLRNKIPHEENIVVRAFKALYRPILEWVLNHRKTVLSLGLITLLFSFAMVPRLGTEFLPELNEGTIWVNINLPAGISVEETMRQCARVRQALHRVPEVNTVVSKAGRPEDGTDPKPINMMEVFVDLKPAEQWRPNMTKEKLLEAMDHELDQIPGLETSFSQPIRDNVLESISQIDGQVVIKVFGEDLSVLREQALNVLNKVASIPGVERAFIDRPGEVPQSLIEIDRIRAARYGLNIADIQDVIETGLGGKAATELWEGEKHFSVVTRLPAAQRQLANLNNILVDTPDGQRIPLKEVADFKVVSGAMNISREAGSRIKAISIFITGRDMGSVVADMQAQVSKINMPPGYTVSWSGEFENQQRAMRRLAFIVPVSVFLIFILLFDAFKSVKSALLILLNVPFALIGGIFILLVTHIPLSVSAAIGFIALFGQAVLNGVVMVSFFNQLRAAGSSPWDTVMQGSLIRMRTVLMTALLAMLGLLPMALSHGIGSETQRPLAVVIIGGLISATLLTLIILPTLYLMLFGKAEPEADDETPTPMSN